The Blautia pseudococcoides genome segment ATCCTGCGGGGTGGATAACCGCTACGGACATCCCCACAGAGCGCTGACCGAAAGGCTTTTACAGGAAACGGTGAAAGTATTTCAGACAAAAGAACTGGGAGCCGTATTTCTGGTCACGGATGGAAAAAGAACAGAAGTATCTTTTCAGTATAAAAAATCCATGGTAAACTAGAGAGTATCTGATCTGCACAGGAGTTTGGATGCGCAGCAAAAGGAGTAACTATAATGAAAAGTTTACAGGAAGACATAAAAAACCAGGATTTCAAAAAGGCCTATCTTTTCTGCGGGGAGGAGGCCTATCTGAAACAGCAGTATAAACATAGAATGAAGGCAGCCCTGCTGCCGGAAGATGACAGCATGAATTTTTCCCTGTTTGAGGGAAAAAAGACAGAGCCTAAAAGCGTGATTGACCTGGCGGAGACCATGCCTTTTTTTGCTGACCGCAGAGTGATCATGCTGGAAGACACGGGATTTTTCAAAAGCCAGTGTACGGATCTGCCGGAGTATATGGCGGAACTGCCGGATTACCTCTGCATGATTTTTGTGGAGGATGAAGTGGATAAGCGCAGCCGGATGTACAAAGCAGTAAAGAAGTACGGAAGAGTCGTGGAATTTGCAAAACAGGATTCCCAAACCTTGATCCGGTGGGTATTAAATATGATGAAGCGAGAAGGAAAGAAGATAACCCAGGGGGATATGGAACTTTTTCTGACAAAGACAGGGACAGATATGGGAAACATAGAAAAGGAGCTGGAAAAGCTTCTCTGTTATACCATGGGCCGGGATGTCATCACTGCCGGGGACATAGAAGCTGTGTGCACCACACAGATCACCAATCATATTTTTGACATGATCAAAGCCGTGACGGAGAAAAGGCAGAAGAGAGCACTGGATCTGTATTATGACCTGCTGTCCTTAAAAGAGCCGCCCATGAGAATTCTTTTTCTGCTTGCCCGCCAGTTTAATCTGATCATGCAGGTGAAAGAGCTTTCCAAGGAAGGATATGACCAGTCAGCCATTGCCAAGAGAACAGGACTCCAGCCCTTTGTAGTGAGAAATTATGCCGGTTATGCAAACAGGTACAGTACAGAGGATCTGCGGGCCACGGTGGAGGAATGTGTACAGACAGAGGCGAAAGTAAAGACAGGCTATATGAATGACGTGATGAGCGTGGAACTTCTGCTGGTGAAATTCAGCAGCTAGTACAGCGTTGCATAAGTCTTGCGCAACACTGTACTGGTGCTCCATCCTGCCGGAATCACACTGCAGGGGGCGTGTATCTGAAAATAGCGTTCGGTATTTGGGGACCGGAAAGGGGTATAAAAAAATCCCGGCTGATGACGGGCAGCCGGGATTTGTAAATTCAGTCTATAGGATTAGAGTGCGTTTACAGCTTTGGATAATCTGGAAACTTTTCTTGCTGCATTGTTTTTGTGGTAAACACCTTTGGATGCAGCTTTGTCGATTGTAGAGATAGCATTCAGCAGTGCTGCTGCAGCTGCCTCTTTATCTTTTGCTGTAACTGCTGCTTCTACCTTTTTGATAGAAGTTTTCACTGCTGATCTGATAGATTTATTTCTATCAGCCTTTGTTTTGTTCACTAAAATTCTTTTTTTTGCGGATTTAATATTTGCCAAACCGTACACCTCCAAAATTAATTTCTTCAATATTATTTTTATTCGTTACAATAAAAAGCCTGCGAACCCTGCTTTCTACCGTTTGTTATGGTTTTGTACCGGTTAGACACGGACACGCCGGTACCACATGCTTTTTTATTCTAGTTGATTTAAATGTAAATGTCAATACATAAAATCCCCCAAAATGCAAAAAATAGGCATAAATGTTACTGTTCACAGCTCTGTCAGGACAGAACTGCGAACAGCAGCAGGCTTCGCGGTGCACAGTTCTGCCCTTAAGGGTGCAAAATGCAATAACCTGCATTTGGGCGCTGGCTAACTCGGGATTTTGCTATGCAAAACGCTTCCCGGGATAGTACCTGTGAATAGAAGCATATAAATATCTGGAAAGGAAAGATTGATATGGCTTTAGGAAGAATACGCACGGACCTGGCACTGGAGACGAAAGAGAAATTCGAGGAGGACAATGTGGAAATCCGAGGTGTGATCATCGAGGAGGACTACAATGAGGAGAAAGATATCCGCACCACTACGGTGAAGATAGAGACAGAAAACGGAGCGAAAGCTATGGGACGTCCCCAGGGGGTTTATATTACACTGGAGGCACCCAACATGTCTGTGCCGGATGAGGATTATCACAGGGAAATTTCAAAGGAACTGGCAAAACACATTAAAAAGCTGGTACCTGTGGAAAAAGAACTGACTGCACTGGTGGTCGGGCTTGGCAACCGGGATGTGACGCCGGATGCTCTGGGTCCTGATGTGGTCTCCAATCTGCACATCACCAGACATGTCATCCAGGAATACGGTGTGCAGAGCATGGGGAAAGAGTATGCCAA includes the following:
- the holA gene encoding DNA polymerase III subunit delta, which codes for MKSLQEDIKNQDFKKAYLFCGEEAYLKQQYKHRMKAALLPEDDSMNFSLFEGKKTEPKSVIDLAETMPFFADRRVIMLEDTGFFKSQCTDLPEYMAELPDYLCMIFVEDEVDKRSRMYKAVKKYGRVVEFAKQDSQTLIRWVLNMMKREGKKITQGDMELFLTKTGTDMGNIEKELEKLLCYTMGRDVITAGDIEAVCTTQITNHIFDMIKAVTEKRQKRALDLYYDLLSLKEPPMRILFLLARQFNLIMQVKELSKEGYDQSAIAKRTGLQPFVVRNYAGYANRYSTEDLRATVEECVQTEAKVKTGYMNDVMSVELLLVKFSS
- the rpsT gene encoding 30S ribosomal protein S20, yielding MANIKSAKKRILVNKTKADRNKSIRSAVKTSIKKVEAAVTAKDKEAAAAALLNAISTIDKAASKGVYHKNNAARKVSRLSKAVNAL